The following proteins are co-located in the Polystyrenella longa genome:
- the uvrA gene encoding excinuclease ABC subunit UvrA, translated as MSLTDITIRGAREHNLQDVSVTLPRNRLICMTGVSGSGKSSLAFDTLYAEGQRRYIESLSTYARQFLGQLPKPEVDAVTGLAPSISIQQKSSGRNPRSTVGTITEIYDYLRVLYARVGTSYCPNCHVPISAQSSEQIIDLLQQVPEGTRYQLLAPLVQQQKGEFRDFLEDLLKQGFLRARVDGNLVSLTDDLRLDRQMKHTIEVVIDRMTGGKTARNRVAEAVQNGLRVSGGQLLFVPEETSRDLKERLFSAKYSCPSCHTGFDPPSPQLFSFNSPLGMCPECNGLGRRHEFQSEQLIADARKPLLKGALHLLGTSKSLGRWRRHLYKGIGEAIEKDLDLKSGSFLKTPWQALPSEAQDLFMHGLGDRLITFSWRHSGGVWKHGDTYEGYIDELLESYRKTRNPMRRRQLEKYMEIVDCTSCHGSRLNPQAQHVKLTSSDRTFRKEHDAYELSLPDVCGLSIREAAEFFFELKLNATDFIIAEEALKEIRGRLGFLLRCGLDYLALDRTAPTLSGGETQRIRLASQIGSGLVGVVYILDEPSIGLHPRDNTLLLDSLCNLRDQGNTVVVVEHDEETMRAADHLIDFGPGPGVRGGEVTVEGSLAKVKKSKKSLTGQYLSGKLKIAVPEERRPISENKLRIEGAAHNNLKGVDVDFPLGSFICVTGVSGSGKSSLINDILWQILNRELNKGKGDPGKHSAFHGLELVDKAIDIDQSPIGRTPRSNPATYVKLFDQIRNLYANLPESRARGFKPGRFSFNVEAGRCAACDGYGATKLEMDFLADIWVTCPVCEGDRFQHETLDIQFKGYNIAEVLNMDVQEALELFENIPKIKRQLQTLHDVGLDYLKLGQPSPTLSGGEAQRVKLARELSKRSTGKSVYILDEPTTGLHFADIHKLLEVLHGFVDAGNTVIVVEHNLDVIKTADWVIDLGPEGGRGGGEVVLAGRPEEIAANRLSYTGRALAPLLDMKPKPAPKKSQIPARLIPLGPGTNESENGQTNGKTKKRATYTEAKEINIRGARQHNLQDLNLTLPRNRMSVFCGPSGSGKSSLAMDTLYAEGQRRYVESLSSYARQFLGQMPKPRVEHIHGLSPSIAIEQKNTGHTPRSTVGTVTEIYDYLRVLFTRLGTRYCPDCEIPIATQTHDQVVAQILTSAEEGRILILAPQTIRVGQKYETLWERLKAQGYARVRVNGETYRIDDVPEIDRRRQHTVEIVVDRITLGKQSRSRLASSIETAFDLGAGELHVAHVEEDREETEWELDYYSLHLACHECSRSFEELTPQNFSFNSPLGWCEACEGIGTEQGTDLTSLIADAKKTLAEGAIAAWPLPSKNPLFNSFLKGLSKSYRIPLDVPFDKLGPQQQRVILNGGDRWIEIGSGKGPKLKIQYKGLYPAIEEAARVSYSHRRKLLDMIGEVPCSYCGGSRLRDDSAAVRFHEQTIQQICQMSLEESLQFLAQIKLKKDDKKIAGDLLDEAHSRLEFLVDVGLNYLSLERGLPTLSGGEAQRIRLAGQIGRALTGVLYVLDEPTIGLHPRDNTRLLEALQKLRDLGNTLIVVEHDREVMEAADQLVDFGPGAGRMGGEIVGRGTLKQLTRMKTLTGDYLSGKQGIPIPKQRRVIEGEPHDRGWIELLGVRHRNLRDVDLKIPMGTFTCITGVSGSGKSTLVEETLSRALQQQLTNSSDPAGAFDELLGVSEINKVITVDQQPLGNTPASNPATYTGVFEHIRELFTRLPESRVRGYRPGRFSFNRAGGRCEDCEGNGQKCIEMHFLPDVWVECETCHGKRYNQETLDIKFNGHSIADVLELPIGLAYELFNNIPKIRSYLGTLCSIGLDYLTLGQSAPTLSGGEAQRVKLASELVRPHSGKTLYILDEPTTGLHFDDIAKLLKVLNSLVEAGNTVVVIEHNMDVIKMADWLVDLGPEAGEGGGNIVVQGTPETVVAHADHYQEITSGKSNGQSVKSKGRKKETSELFRSYTGELLKPILQSARREDLEIYDAKRESKKQAGDLDLKDIGKEEKSPWQVDGRRWHTQDRVSLSGKPCRWEGEALDEVVEYLSAKFSLSEPNWNHRSTVEIKGQGKENSWFLHALTSDEWLLTLKFRVPKKTFEQDDLGSRLALTSVDDLDDIPVYNRGTRVRVKNKKGPWQEVQITIHTAGDVTTDAFRGFLSEAANAFQGTVKEQAKLNPADLMPWKLLGRKWHLLRKGFPSNKRVSWPAELIDALCDLCEQDENLEMDYAQKQMIKITHKPTSKKVATIHTKRREGVDLTLFDKQGEITLGRIATLGADREIKETSAGGHTVKIRLDDPAQVRSPEFPKLIESFAGSL; from the coding sequence ATGAGCCTGACCGATATCACCATTCGTGGTGCGCGCGAACATAACCTGCAGGACGTCTCTGTCACCCTTCCCCGTAACCGTCTGATCTGCATGACTGGAGTCAGCGGGTCCGGTAAGAGCTCCCTCGCGTTTGATACTCTCTACGCTGAGGGGCAACGCCGATATATTGAGTCTCTCTCGACCTACGCCCGCCAGTTCCTGGGGCAACTTCCCAAACCGGAGGTCGATGCCGTTACTGGTCTCGCCCCGTCCATTTCCATTCAGCAGAAATCGAGTGGACGGAACCCCCGCAGTACCGTCGGTACGATTACCGAAATCTACGACTACCTTCGCGTTCTCTATGCTCGCGTCGGCACCTCCTATTGTCCGAACTGTCATGTTCCCATTTCGGCTCAATCCAGTGAGCAGATCATTGATCTGTTACAGCAAGTCCCCGAGGGAACTCGCTATCAATTGCTGGCGCCGCTCGTTCAGCAGCAGAAAGGGGAGTTCCGCGATTTCCTGGAAGACTTGTTGAAGCAAGGTTTCCTCCGCGCCCGCGTCGACGGGAATCTGGTCTCGCTGACCGACGACTTGCGCCTCGATCGTCAGATGAAGCATACGATTGAGGTCGTCATTGATCGTATGACGGGCGGAAAAACGGCTCGTAACCGAGTTGCCGAAGCGGTGCAAAATGGACTTCGCGTTTCCGGCGGACAATTATTGTTCGTCCCGGAAGAGACGAGTCGAGATCTCAAAGAACGTCTCTTCAGCGCCAAGTATTCCTGTCCCAGCTGTCACACCGGATTTGATCCACCCAGCCCGCAACTTTTCAGCTTTAACAGCCCACTCGGGATGTGTCCCGAATGTAATGGTTTGGGTCGCCGGCATGAATTTCAGTCGGAGCAATTAATTGCTGATGCGCGGAAGCCCCTGTTAAAGGGAGCACTGCATCTTCTGGGAACTTCCAAGTCGCTGGGTCGTTGGCGTCGACATCTTTACAAAGGAATCGGCGAGGCCATCGAAAAGGACCTCGATCTGAAGTCGGGTAGTTTCCTGAAAACTCCCTGGCAAGCTCTTCCCTCCGAAGCACAAGATCTCTTTATGCACGGTTTGGGGGATCGGCTCATCACTTTCAGCTGGCGACACTCCGGAGGAGTCTGGAAACATGGCGACACGTATGAGGGTTACATCGACGAACTCCTCGAATCGTACCGCAAAACACGCAACCCGATGCGTCGTCGCCAGCTCGAAAAATACATGGAGATAGTCGACTGTACCTCCTGTCACGGTTCGCGGCTCAATCCTCAGGCACAGCATGTCAAACTCACCTCGAGCGACCGGACGTTCCGCAAAGAACACGATGCTTACGAACTCTCCCTGCCCGACGTCTGTGGACTCAGTATTCGCGAAGCGGCGGAATTCTTTTTCGAACTCAAATTGAACGCCACCGACTTTATCATTGCGGAAGAAGCGCTGAAAGAGATTCGCGGTCGGCTTGGATTTCTGCTCCGGTGTGGTCTCGATTATCTGGCTCTCGACCGTACCGCCCCCACACTGTCGGGTGGGGAAACCCAACGAATCCGCCTCGCCAGTCAAATCGGTAGCGGACTGGTCGGAGTTGTTTACATTCTGGACGAGCCTTCCATTGGCCTTCATCCGCGAGACAATACGTTGTTGTTAGATAGCCTCTGCAATCTGCGTGATCAGGGCAATACCGTCGTAGTCGTCGAACACGATGAAGAAACCATGCGGGCAGCCGATCACCTCATCGATTTCGGCCCCGGCCCGGGCGTACGAGGAGGAGAAGTCACCGTCGAGGGTTCCCTCGCGAAAGTCAAAAAATCGAAAAAGAGCCTCACCGGCCAGTACCTTTCCGGCAAACTGAAAATTGCTGTTCCAGAAGAACGCCGCCCCATTAGTGAAAACAAATTGCGCATCGAAGGAGCGGCGCACAACAACCTGAAAGGAGTCGATGTCGACTTTCCCCTGGGCAGTTTCATCTGCGTCACCGGAGTGAGCGGATCCGGAAAGAGTTCATTAATCAACGATATCCTCTGGCAGATTCTGAATCGGGAACTCAACAAGGGTAAAGGGGACCCGGGAAAACACTCTGCGTTTCACGGTTTAGAACTGGTTGATAAAGCGATCGACATCGACCAGTCTCCTATTGGACGAACCCCTCGTTCCAATCCTGCGACCTATGTCAAACTCTTCGATCAGATTCGCAACCTGTATGCGAATCTTCCCGAATCTCGGGCGCGTGGATTCAAACCAGGCCGCTTCAGTTTTAACGTCGAGGCGGGACGTTGCGCTGCGTGCGATGGTTACGGAGCGACCAAGCTTGAAATGGACTTCCTGGCCGATATCTGGGTGACCTGTCCTGTTTGCGAAGGGGATCGATTTCAGCATGAAACGCTCGATATTCAGTTCAAAGGGTACAACATCGCCGAAGTCCTTAACATGGACGTCCAGGAAGCGCTCGAACTGTTCGAGAATATCCCCAAAATCAAACGGCAGTTGCAGACCCTTCACGATGTCGGGCTCGATTACCTCAAACTGGGGCAACCTTCTCCGACTTTATCCGGTGGGGAAGCACAGCGAGTCAAACTGGCTCGCGAGTTGAGCAAACGTTCGACCGGCAAGTCTGTTTATATTCTCGACGAACCCACCACGGGACTTCATTTCGCCGATATTCATAAACTGCTCGAAGTGTTGCACGGCTTTGTCGACGCCGGAAATACAGTCATCGTGGTGGAACATAACCTCGATGTGATCAAAACGGCCGACTGGGTAATCGACCTTGGCCCGGAAGGGGGACGGGGTGGAGGAGAAGTCGTACTCGCCGGTCGACCGGAAGAAATCGCCGCCAATCGATTATCCTATACAGGTCGTGCCTTGGCTCCATTGCTCGACATGAAGCCTAAACCCGCCCCGAAGAAGTCGCAAATTCCTGCACGACTCATCCCCCTTGGTCCGGGGACTAATGAAAGTGAAAACGGACAAACGAATGGAAAAACGAAAAAACGGGCAACCTATACCGAAGCCAAAGAGATCAACATCCGCGGTGCGCGGCAGCACAATTTGCAGGACCTCAACCTCACGCTCCCCCGCAATCGGATGAGTGTCTTCTGCGGCCCCAGTGGTAGCGGCAAATCATCGCTTGCCATGGATACGCTGTATGCAGAGGGGCAGCGGCGATACGTTGAATCGCTCTCTTCTTATGCCCGCCAGTTCCTCGGCCAGATGCCCAAGCCACGCGTAGAGCATATCCACGGACTCTCCCCTTCGATTGCGATCGAGCAAAAAAATACAGGCCACACTCCCCGGTCCACCGTAGGGACGGTCACCGAGATATACGACTATCTCCGGGTCTTGTTTACGCGTTTGGGAACCCGATACTGTCCTGATTGCGAAATCCCGATAGCGACGCAGACCCACGACCAAGTCGTCGCGCAGATTTTGACCTCTGCTGAAGAAGGTCGGATTCTAATTCTCGCGCCGCAAACAATTCGCGTGGGTCAGAAGTACGAAACCTTATGGGAACGCTTAAAGGCTCAAGGTTACGCCCGTGTACGAGTCAATGGTGAAACCTACCGTATTGATGATGTCCCCGAGATCGACCGTCGCCGACAGCATACCGTAGAGATCGTCGTCGACAGGATTACGCTGGGCAAACAATCCCGTTCGCGTCTGGCCAGTTCGATTGAAACGGCGTTCGATCTGGGCGCGGGTGAATTACATGTCGCCCATGTCGAAGAAGACAGAGAAGAAACTGAATGGGAACTCGATTACTACAGTCTGCATCTGGCCTGTCATGAATGTAGTCGCAGCTTTGAAGAACTGACTCCGCAGAACTTCTCGTTCAACAGTCCGCTCGGATGGTGTGAAGCGTGTGAAGGAATTGGAACCGAGCAGGGTACGGACCTGACATCCTTAATTGCCGACGCGAAAAAAACACTCGCCGAAGGAGCGATTGCCGCCTGGCCATTACCGTCTAAAAACCCACTGTTCAATTCTTTCCTCAAAGGCCTTTCCAAGTCATACCGAATCCCCTTGGATGTTCCCTTTGACAAACTCGGACCGCAACAGCAGCGAGTTATCCTGAACGGTGGTGATCGCTGGATCGAGATTGGTTCAGGCAAAGGACCCAAACTCAAAATTCAATACAAGGGTCTCTACCCCGCGATTGAAGAAGCGGCCCGCGTCTCCTACTCGCACCGCCGTAAACTCCTCGACATGATCGGAGAAGTCCCCTGCTCGTACTGTGGCGGCAGCCGCTTGCGAGACGATTCCGCCGCGGTCCGATTTCACGAACAGACCATTCAGCAAATCTGTCAGATGTCGCTGGAAGAAAGCCTGCAATTCCTCGCGCAGATCAAGCTGAAAAAAGACGACAAGAAAATCGCCGGGGACCTACTCGACGAAGCTCACAGCCGATTGGAATTTCTGGTTGATGTCGGTTTGAACTACTTGAGTCTGGAACGTGGGTTACCCACCCTTTCCGGCGGTGAGGCACAACGCATTCGTCTGGCGGGGCAGATTGGCCGCGCTTTGACGGGCGTGCTGTATGTACTCGACGAACCGACGATCGGGCTTCATCCCCGCGACAATACCCGACTGCTCGAAGCACTTCAAAAATTGCGAGACCTGGGAAATACACTCATCGTGGTCGAACACGACCGCGAAGTAATGGAAGCCGCCGACCAGTTAGTCGATTTCGGTCCAGGGGCGGGACGTATGGGAGGGGAAATTGTCGGCCGAGGAACACTCAAACAGCTAACCCGTATGAAAACGCTTACGGGAGATTACCTTTCTGGAAAACAGGGAATCCCGATTCCCAAACAGCGTCGCGTTATCGAGGGCGAACCTCACGACCGCGGATGGATTGAACTTCTGGGAGTGCGACATCGCAATCTGCGGGATGTCGATCTCAAAATTCCGATGGGAACGTTTACCTGCATCACGGGGGTAAGTGGTTCCGGGAAAAGTACCCTGGTTGAAGAGACGCTCTCCCGTGCCCTGCAGCAGCAACTGACGAACAGTTCTGATCCCGCAGGTGCGTTCGATGAATTGTTGGGTGTGAGTGAAATCAACAAAGTGATCACCGTTGATCAACAACCGCTGGGCAACACTCCCGCCTCCAACCCGGCGACCTATACCGGCGTGTTTGAACACATTCGCGAACTCTTCACTCGGCTACCGGAATCGCGCGTCCGTGGTTACCGGCCCGGCCGCTTCAGCTTTAATCGAGCGGGGGGACGGTGCGAAGACTGTGAAGGGAACGGTCAGAAATGTATCGAGATGCACTTCCTCCCTGACGTCTGGGTGGAGTGCGAAACCTGTCACGGAAAACGGTACAATCAGGAAACGCTCGACATTAAATTCAACGGACATTCCATCGCGGATGTTTTGGAATTGCCAATCGGTCTGGCCTACGAGTTGTTTAATAACATCCCAAAAATTCGCAGTTACCTGGGAACCCTCTGTTCGATCGGACTCGACTACCTCACTTTAGGACAATCTGCTCCGACGTTGTCAGGTGGGGAGGCTCAGCGGGTTAAACTGGCTTCAGAACTGGTCCGTCCTCATTCGGGAAAAACATTGTATATTCTGGATGAACCGACCACGGGGCTGCACTTCGATGACATTGCTAAACTGCTCAAAGTCTTAAACAGTCTTGTCGAAGCAGGAAATACGGTCGTTGTGATCGAGCACAACATGGACGTGATCAAAATGGCCGACTGGCTTGTCGACCTTGGTCCTGAAGCAGGTGAAGGGGGCGGTAACATTGTCGTCCAAGGGACCCCCGAGACTGTGGTCGCTCATGCTGATCATTATCAGGAAATAACCTCAGGCAAAAGTAACGGACAGAGTGTTAAATCGAAGGGACGTAAGAAAGAAACATCCGAGTTATTCCGTTCCTACACCGGCGAATTGCTCAAGCCCATTCTGCAGTCGGCTCGTCGGGAAGATCTTGAGATTTACGATGCCAAACGGGAATCGAAAAAACAGGCGGGCGATCTCGATCTGAAAGACATTGGTAAAGAAGAAAAAAGTCCATGGCAAGTCGATGGTCGTCGCTGGCATACGCAGGACCGGGTCAGCCTTTCCGGAAAACCATGTCGCTGGGAAGGAGAAGCTCTCGACGAAGTCGTTGAATATCTCTCTGCCAAATTCTCTCTCTCGGAACCGAACTGGAACCATCGTTCGACGGTTGAAATTAAAGGGCAAGGCAAAGAGAACAGTTGGTTCCTGCATGCGTTGACGTCCGACGAATGGTTGTTAACACTCAAGTTCCGTGTCCCTAAGAAAACGTTCGAGCAGGATGATCTGGGAAGTCGGCTCGCGCTCACCTCTGTGGATGACCTGGATGATATTCCCGTTTACAACCGGGGAACGCGCGTGCGAGTGAAGAACAAAAAGGGTCCGTGGCAGGAAGTGCAGATTACGATTCATACTGCTGGCGACGTCACGACCGATGCCTTTCGAGGTTTCCTGAGCGAAGCGGCGAATGCATTTCAGGGAACTGTGAAAGAGCAGGCGAAACTGAACCCGGCTGACTTGATGCCGTGGAAGCTGTTGGGACGCAAATGGCATTTATTGCGAAAAGGTTTCCCCAGTAACAAGCGAGTCAGTTGGCCGGCGGAATTGATCGATGCACTTTGTGATCTGTGTGAGCAGGACGAAAACCTGGAAATGGATTATGCTCAGAAACAGATGATTAAAATCACGCACAAACCGACCAGCAAGAAGGTGGCGACGATCCATACCAAACGGCGGGAAGGAGTCGACCTGACGTTATTCGACAAACAGGGAGAAATTACTCTTGGTCGCATCGCTACCCTGGGGGCAGACCGCGAGATCAAAGAGACCTCGGCGGGTGGGCATACGGTGAAAATTCGGTTGGATGACCCGGCCCAGGTACGTTCTCCCGAGTTTCCTAAGTTGATCGAAAGTTTTGCCGGCTCGCTTTAA
- a CDS encoding right-handed parallel beta-helix repeat-containing protein: protein MPAAPTLETLEARCLLSGNALPISTEEIPLDDEQHIDSIDMLLGGEENHSNSSPNFASSPAQVISSTTLNNNNNRPTSENIADNSGEGSFDQLFDDFSEEMMSEQEGEFSYGGMNGVEILDDGTSIVASSPSAFLLSSRAKSNAAGTLQANNDLSASTSPESISINLSVMKVRFDVRDFGAVGDGVTDDTAALQAALDAAAGQELFLGTGTYLISDSLKISSNTRMIGEGSGSVLQFTWTDGSEGGDYYLGNKNRSDETNGDYNIELRDFKLVGGNSGNPYGVATGVITHGIFLRRVTNALVTGVEIQKTSGFAICNVGMINGKFTNNIIRDVGRDGITSFPLIKDNDPNFNNYPLDGLVISNNQFYNLGDDAIAVHAGTRTSFNLNHPPRNITITNNTIVGRITDHELGQGRGICLTGVWDATVTNNDISNTVSTGILITSWYNISVDPGMTDEAIRSDNILISSNTINGAGASEGLSRVKYGVQVKGVDRIQLLSNIIADAADRGMDIRSTTNIDVIGNEVRGALGNAAILFGGGSAYDVVNVVVRNNVLEHWSDQALVFYHVINSIDDSNLISLLT, encoded by the coding sequence ATGCCAGCTGCCCCCACTTTGGAAACGCTTGAGGCTCGCTGCCTGCTGAGTGGGAATGCGCTTCCCATTTCGACAGAGGAGATTCCGCTAGACGACGAGCAGCACATCGATTCCATCGACATGTTGCTGGGAGGGGAAGAAAACCATTCGAACTCGAGCCCCAACTTCGCCTCTTCACCGGCACAGGTAATTTCGAGCACCACACTTAACAATAATAACAACCGTCCCACTTCTGAAAATATCGCTGACAATTCCGGGGAAGGCAGTTTCGACCAGCTCTTTGATGATTTTTCCGAAGAGATGATGAGTGAGCAGGAAGGGGAGTTCTCTTACGGAGGAATGAATGGGGTCGAGATCCTTGATGATGGAACTAGCATCGTCGCAAGCTCTCCCTCCGCGTTTTTGCTTTCCTCAAGAGCAAAGTCCAATGCCGCCGGAACGTTGCAGGCGAATAATGATCTGTCCGCCAGCACTTCTCCAGAATCGATCTCAATCAACTTGAGCGTGATGAAGGTACGATTCGACGTTCGAGATTTTGGAGCTGTCGGCGATGGTGTAACCGACGACACCGCCGCACTGCAGGCCGCGCTTGATGCTGCCGCAGGGCAGGAACTATTCTTGGGAACGGGTACATATTTGATCTCGGACTCGCTTAAGATTTCTTCGAACACTCGCATGATTGGAGAAGGGTCCGGATCCGTTCTGCAGTTCACCTGGACTGACGGTTCTGAGGGGGGAGATTATTACCTAGGGAACAAGAACCGGTCGGACGAGACCAATGGTGACTACAACATCGAATTGCGAGACTTCAAACTGGTCGGAGGCAATTCGGGAAATCCCTACGGTGTCGCTACCGGTGTCATTACTCACGGTATATTTCTGCGCCGCGTCACCAATGCGCTTGTCACCGGCGTAGAAATCCAAAAGACGAGTGGTTTCGCGATTTGCAATGTCGGTATGATCAACGGCAAATTCACTAACAACATCATCCGGGACGTCGGACGAGATGGCATTACTTCTTTCCCGTTGATTAAAGATAATGACCCCAACTTCAATAACTATCCTCTCGATGGACTCGTTATTTCCAATAATCAGTTCTACAACCTGGGAGATGACGCGATTGCAGTCCATGCCGGCACTCGCACCTCGTTCAACCTGAATCATCCTCCACGCAACATCACAATCACAAACAATACGATTGTCGGTCGCATTACTGATCACGAGTTGGGACAGGGACGTGGTATTTGCTTAACGGGCGTGTGGGATGCGACTGTCACGAACAACGATATCAGCAATACCGTTTCCACGGGAATTCTCATCACATCCTGGTATAACATTTCCGTAGACCCGGGCATGACGGATGAGGCGATTCGTAGCGATAACATTCTGATCTCCTCGAACACCATTAACGGGGCCGGGGCCTCCGAAGGGCTTTCGCGAGTGAAGTATGGGGTCCAAGTGAAAGGAGTCGATCGCATTCAGTTGTTGAGTAATATCATCGCTGATGCAGCAGATCGAGGTATGGATATTCGTAGCACTACGAATATTGATGTGATCGGAAATGAAGTGCGAGGGGCCTTGGGTAATGCGGCCATTCTCTTTGGAGGTGGATCCGCCTATGACGTCGTCAACGTTGTTGTCCGTAACAACGTCCTCGAACATTGGAGCGACCAGGCGCTGGTATTCTATCATGTTATTAACAGCATCGATGACAGCAATCTCATTTCGCTTTTGACTTAA